From Apteryx mantelli isolate bAptMan1 chromosome 14, bAptMan1.hap1, whole genome shotgun sequence, the proteins below share one genomic window:
- the RNF44 gene encoding RING finger protein 44 — translation MRPWELAVNRRPPSAPFNQRRFSGGPCSSPDHLRRSPPARRQWGRRDRPLATLLGQDETQLHPAFPQQPHIPVDEPRAYALPSTPPRMLHPAAHPPHQNPFMVDLHDQVHQGPVPLSYTVTTVTTQGFPIHAGQHIPGCSTQQLPACSVMFSGQHYPLCCLPPPLIQACAMQQLPVSYQTFPPIISSDHYILHPPPPPVPPHQPPHMAPLGQFVPLQAQHPRMPLQRIDNDVDLRGEQHPIAGFTYPPSHHAPALSPSVPLHYLPHDPLHQELPFGVPYPHMMPRRLNTQRYRLQQALPPPPPPPPPPPYYPSFLPYFLSMLPVSPTAVGPTISLDLDVDDVEMENYEALLNLAERLGEAKPRGLTKADIEHLPSYRFNPESHQSEQTLCVVCFSDFEARQLLRVLPCNHEFHAKCVDKWLKANRTCPICRADASEVQREAD, via the exons ATGCGACCATGGGAACTGGCAGTGAATAGGCGGCCTCCCTCTGCCCCTTTTAACCAACGCCGTTTCTCAGGGGGACCCTGCAGCAGCCCCGACCACCTCCGGCGAAG cccccctgcCAGGCGTCAGTGGGGACGACGCGACCGACCTCTGGCAACCCTGCTGGGCCAGGATGAGACCCAGCTGCACCCTGCCTTCCCCCAGCAGCCGCACATCCCTGTAGATGAGCCCCGCGCCTACGCTCTCCCCAGCACACCGCCACGAATGCTTCACCCGGCCGCACACCCGCCCCACCAGAACCCATTCATGGTGGATCTGCATGACCAG GTGCACCAGGGACCTGTCCCTCTCTCCTACACGGTTACCACCGTCACGACGCAAGGCTTCCCCATCCACGCCGGCCAGCACATCCCTGGGTGCAgcacccagcagctcccagcatgctCAGTGATGTTCAGTGGACAGCACTACCCGCTCTGCTGCCTCCCGCCCCCG CTGATCCAGGCATGCGCCATGCAACAGCTCCCCGTCTCCTACCAGACGTTCCCCCCCATCATCTCCAGCGACCATTACATCCTgcaccccccgccgccgccggtgccccccCACCAGCCTCCCCACATGGCCCCGCTGGGGCAGTTCGTACCTCTCCAAGCCCAGCACCCGCGCATG CCTCTGCAGAGGATAGACAATGACGTGGACCTGCGAGGGGAGCAGCACCCCATCGCGGGCTTCACGTACCCCCCGTCCCACCACGCTCCCGCGCTGTCCCCCTCCGTGCCGCTGCATTACCTCCCCCACGACCCGCTGCACCAAGAGCTGCCATTCGGCGTG CCATACCCCCACATGATGCCCCGGCGGCTGAACACCCAGCGGTAccggctgcagcaggcgctgcccccgccgccgcccccgccgccgccccccccgtaCTACCCGAGCTTCCTGCCCTATTTCCT CTCCATGCTTCCCGTGTCGCCGACGGCCGTGGGGCCCACGATCAGCCTGGACCTGGACGTGGATGACGTGGAGATGGAGAATTACGAG GCATTGCTGAACCTGGCCGAGCGGCTGGGGGAGGCCAAGCCGCGGGGACTCACCAAAGCAGACATCGAGCACCTCCCGTCCTACCGCTTCAACCCTGAGAGCCACCAGTCCGAGCAGACCTT GTGCGTCGTGTGCTTCAGCGACTTTGAGGCACGGCAGCTTCTCCGCGTCCTGCCCTGCAACCACGAGTTTCACGCCAAGTGTGTCGACAAATGGTTAAAG GCGAACCGCACGTGCCCCATCTGCCGGGCGGACGCATCGGAGGTGCAGCGGGAGGCGGACTGA
- the FAF2 gene encoding FAS-associated factor 2, producing MAAPEERELTAEQTEKLLQFQDLTGIESMDQCRHTLEQHNWNIEAAVQDRLNEQEGVPSVFNPPPSRPLQVNTADHRIYSYVVSRPQPRGLLGWGYYLIMLPFRFTYYTLLDIFRFALRFIRPDPRSRVTDPVGDIISFIHMFEEKYGRIHPVFYQGTYSQALNDAKRELRFLLVYLHGDDHQDTDEFCRNTLCVPEVITLINTRMLFWACSTNKPEGYRVSQALRENTYPFLAVIMLKDRRMTVVGRLEGLIQADDLINQLTFIMDANQTYLVSERLEREERNQTQVLRQQQDEAYLASLRADQEKERKKKEERERKKKKEEEVQQQKLAEERRRQTLQEEKERKSECLPPEPHPDDPESVKIIFKLPNDSRVERRFHFTQSLTVIHDFLFSLKESPEKFQIEANFPRRVLPCLPTEEWPNPPTLQEAGLSHTEVLFVQDLTDD from the exons ATGGCGGCGCCTGAGGAGCGGGAGCTGACGGCGGAGCAGAccgagaagctgctgcagttccAG GACTTGACTGGCATAGAGTCCATGGACCAATGTCGTCACACACTGGAGCAGCACAACTGGAACATAGAG GCAGCTGTACAGGACCGACTGAACGAGCAAGAGGGTGTCCCGAGTGTCTTTAATCCACCTCCGTCTCGGCCGTTGCAAGTCAATACAGCCGACCACAGAATCTACAGCTATGTTGTCTCAAGGCCACAGCCAAGG GGTCTGTTAGGATGGGGTTACTACTTGATAATGCTTCCATTCCGATTTACCTATTACACATTACTTGATATATTTAG GTTTGCTCTGCGTTTTATACGCCCTGATCCTCGTAGTCGGGTCACTGACCCAGTGGGTGACATTATTTCGTTTATTCATATGTTTGAGGAAAAATATGGGAGGATACACCCTGTCTTCTACCAGGGAACTTACAGCCAG GCACTGAATGATGCTAAGCGAGAGCTGCGCTTCCTGTTGGTTTATCTTCATGGAGATGACCACCAAGATACTGATGAATTCTGCCG CAATACGTTGTGCGTACCCGAGGTGATCACCCTCATAAACACTAGGATGCTCTTTTGGGCTTGTTCAACCAATAAACCAGAGGGATACAGAG TCTCCCAGGCTCTGCGAGAGAACACATACCCATTCCTGGCTGTGATTATGCTGAAAGATCGCAGAATGACAGTAGTTGGGCGGCTAGAAGGCCTCATCCAAGCTGATGACCTCATTAATCAACTGACATTCATCATGGATGCCAACCAGACTTACCTGGTGTCAGAGCGCCTGGAAAG ggaagagagaaaccaAACCCAGGTTCTGAGGCAGCAGCAGGATGAGGCTTATCTGGCATCCTTGCGTGCAGACCAGGAAAAGGAGCGCAAGAAGAAGGAGGAAcgggagaggaagaagaagaaggaggaggaagtgcaGCAGCAAAAACTAGCAGAGGAAAGACGGCGACAG ACactgcaggaggagaaggagcggAAGTCTGAATGCCTTCCTCCTGAGCCGCATCCTGATGACCCCGAGAGCGTTAAGATTATTTTCAAGCTGCCTAATGATTCCAGAGTGGAGCGGCGATTCCACTTCACGCAGTCATTGACG GTGATACATGACTTCTTGTTCTCCTTGAAAGAGAGCCCTGAAAAGTTCCAGATCGAGGCCAACTTCCCTCGCCGTGTCCTGCCCTGCCTCCCTACAGAGGAGTGGCCCAACCCACCCACGCTGCAGGAGGCCGGACTCAGCCACACGGAAGTCCTCTTTGTGCAGGACCTTACGGACGATTGA
- the CLTB gene encoding clathrin light chain B, producing MADDFGFFSSSEGAAAEEDPAAAFLAQQESEIAGIENDEGFGPTDGEAAPASAPPEPAGFHNGGATVNGDVFQESNGPTDAYAAIAKADRLTQEPESIRKWREEQKKRLEELDAASKVTEQEWREKAKKDLEEWNLRQNEQMEKNRANNRASEEAFLKESKEEAPGSEWEKVAQLCDFNPKSSKQSKDVSRMRSVLISLKQTPLSR from the exons ATGGCCGACGACTTCGGCTTCTTCTCCTCGTCCGagggcgccgccgccgaggaGGACCCGGCCGCCGCCTTCCTGGCCCAGCAGGAGAGCGAGATCGCGGGCATCGAGAACGACGAGGGCTTCGGGCCGACCGACGGCGaagcggccccggcctcggccccgccggAACCGg CTGGTTTCCATAACGGAGGAGCCACTGTCAATGGAGATGTCTTTCAG GAGTCCAACGGCCCCACGGATGCTTACGCAGCCATAGCCAAGGCTGACCGGCTCACCCAGGAGCCTGAGAGCATCCGCAAATGGAGGGAGGAACAGAAGAAGCGGCTGGAGGAGCTGG ATGCGGCATCGAAGGTGACTGAGCAGGAATGGCGCGAGAAGgccaagaaggacctggaggAGTGGAACCTGCGTCAGAACGAGCAGATGGAGAAGAACCGCGCAAACAACAG GGCCTCGGAGGAAGCGTTCTTGAAGGAGTCCAAGGAGGAAGCCCCGGGCTCTGAGTGGGAGAAGGTGGCCCAGCTCTGTGATTTCAACCccaagagcagcaagcagagcaagGATGTCTCGCGGATGCGCTCAGTGCTCATCTCCCTCAAACAGACGCCCCTGTCCCGCTAG